The following are encoded together in the Periplaneta americana isolate PAMFEO1 chromosome 5, P.americana_PAMFEO1_priV1, whole genome shotgun sequence genome:
- the LOC138700520 gene encoding uncharacterized protein, which produces MKLFQVLAVLLATLTVNALPQGASERPSLGQVRSSPREFGDPVTAGKLDSSVQDSGFRPKEQGRSQIRRFQAPAEFGRESQITSGVLTVEGFSSPVDTELGSPVPGEFEISAERDFGIPETRQSGSPENSSERRGLQFIPRVQEFGNPTQAGSSFRRQFNSMAQGFGSTSRGSEPRRQFNSRAQDFETSEQLGSEPLAFEQFGSEGQEFEPQEQFGFLSQGFGSQREFGSLPQSFESQRQFGSSPQSFEPQEQFGSLPQDFISQEQFDALPKMFESQGQVRPMTQRLQPQGQFGSVIQDFQPQGQFESFGRGQFAQKSISESDLSKAITDEFRSRADRNRGSSRERQNRVF; this is translated from the exons ATGAAACTGTTCCAG GTACTGGCTGTGTTGCTGGCGACATTAACTGTGAATGCCTTGCCGCAGGGAGCCTCTGAAAGACCTTCACTGGGACAAGTCCGCTCTTCACCTCGAGAATTTGGTGACCCTGTAACCGCAGGGAAACTAGATTCCTCGGTACAGGATTCTGGTTTTCGTCCGAAGGAACAAGGTCGCTCCCAGATAAGAAGATTTCAGGCCCCAGCAGAATTTGGCCGCGAGTCACAGATAACCTCGGGAGTTCTTACAGTAGAAGGATTCAGCTCGCCGGTGGATACAGAGCTTGGGTCCCCTGTACCTGGAGAATTCGAGATTTCAGCAGAACGAGACTTTGGAATTCCTGAAACTAGACAATCTGGTTCGCCTGAAAATAGTTCAGAACGCCGGGGGCTGCAATTTATTCCTCGGGTACAAGAATTTGGAAATCCGACACAAGCTGGAAGTTCTTTTCGAAGACAATTTAATTCCATGGCACAAGGTTTCGGTTCTACATCGCGAGGATCCGAGCCTAGGAGACAATTTAATTCTCGGGCACAAGATTTTGAAACTTCTGAACAGTTAGGTTCAGAGCCATTAGCATTTGAACAATTCGGTTCAGAGGGACAAGAATTTGAACCTCAGGAGCAATTTGGTTTCTTGTCACAAGGTTTTGGATCACAGAGAGAATTTGGATCCCTTCCACAATCTTTTGAATCTCAGAGACAATTTGGCTCTTCCCCACAATCGTTTGAACCTCAAGAACAATTTGGCTCTCTGCCACAAGATTTTATATCTCAGGAACAATTTGATGCCCTGCCAAAAATGTTTGAATCCCAGGGACAAGTACGTCCTATGACACAAAGATTGCAGCCTCAGGGACAGTTTGGTTCTGTAATACAAGATTTCCAACCTCAGGGACAATTTGAATCTTTCGGTAGGGGACAGTTTGCACAAAAATCGATCTCTGAGTCGGACCTTTCAAAAGCCATAACCGACGAATTTAGGAGCCGCGCTGATAGAAATCGTGGCTCCAGTCGCGAAAGACAGAACCGAGTATTCTGA